The genomic region GACGGCAAAATACGCGAAGGAGATACGGTTAAAATAGTCTTAAACAACGACAGGCTGGAATTTGTAAAGGTTTAATTGAAATTGGAATGAAAACTGAAAAAATGAGAGATAACAAGAAAATAAGCGAAAAAAAGAGAGAAAAGAAGAGGTATATTAAATTCACCGAAATTTTTTCTTGACATGAAATGGTTAGTGTATTAAAATAAAAACCGCTGCGTATCCAGCGGTTTATTTTATTCTGAGGAAGACAACCCGTGCAGGGAGTTGATACACATTAAGCAGGTAAAGGAGGATTCACATGAAAACATTCATGGCAAATGAATCGAATATTGAACGAAAATGGTATGTCATTGACGTTGAGGGCAAGGTATTGGGTCGCGTAGCCAGTGAAGTTGCAAAAATACTGCGTGGAAAGCATAAACCCGAATATACTCCCCATGTTGATACCGGTGACTATGTTATTGTTGTTAACGCATCAAAGGTTGTTCTGACGGGAAATAAACTTGACAAGAAGATTTACAGGCACCACAGCGGATGGATAGGAGGCCTTAAGGAAATCCAGGCCCGCAAATTCCTGACCGAAAAACCCGAAAAAGCTTTTGAACTTGCAGTAAAAAGAATGCTTCCTAAAAACAGGCTTGGAAGAAAAATGTTTAAGAAGCTTAAAGTTTATGCAGGTCCGGAACATAACCACCAAGCACAGAAACCTGAAGTTCTGGAACTGGATATTTAATTGAGGGGGAGGCGGATTTAGATGACTAAAGTACAGTATTATGGAACAGGAAGAAGAAAAAGCGCGGTAGCACGTGTAAGACTTGTACCGGGTGAAGGCAACTTCACAATAAACGGTCGTTCCATTGACGATTATTTCGGGCTTGAAACCCTGAAGGTTATAGCAAGACAACCCCTGGTACTTACAGGGATGGAAAATAGATTTGATGTTATAGTAAATGTTAAGGGTGGTGGCTTTACAGGTCAGGCAGGAGCGATTCGCCACGGAATTGCCAGGGCTTTATTGCAGGTCGATGAGGAACTGCGCCCTGCTCTTAAGAAAGCCGGATACCTGACCCGTGACCCGAGAATGAAAGAGAGAAAGAAATACGGTCTCAAAAAGGCGAGAAAAGCGCCTCAATTCTCAAAGAGATAATTTTGCATGTTTTTATTACAACGGAGTTTGTAGGGTTTGCAGGATGTATTTTGTTAACCGCCAAAGGAGAGTGGCCTTTGGCGGTTTTTGTATGTGCTTTTTTAATTACTCGTTTTTATTATGGTTAAACCGCCGGCTGTTTATCGCCGGCGGTTTTAATTTTCGGTGGGAAACCAGAAATAACCGCCGGCATAATGTGAATTCCGGTGCGAATTTGTACTGAACATGAAAAGCAGCCACATTTTGGTATAATTGATCTTTACATTGACAGGGAATGGAAGCGCTTTTGTATAATGAATCATGAAAATCGCCCAAATGGCCGTGACGCTGAATTCCCGAAGCAATATACACGAAAATTCGGCAATGTTACCGGACTTACCGCGGTATGATAAAATATTTATGGTTATAAATTAAAATTGAAGTTTGAGGTATACCGAGATGAAAAAGGTTATTCTTGCCCCTGACTCATTTAAAGGCACAATGAGCTCGATAAAGGTATGCGATATTATGGAGGAAAAGATAAAAAAATTTTTCCCCTTAGCCGAAGTGATAAAAATTCCGGTGGCAGACGGCGGGGAAGGAACGGTGGATTCATTTTTAAAGGCGGTTGGCGGTACAAAGGTCCGTGTAAAAGTCAGCGGCCCGTATTTTGAAACGATTGATTCATTTTACGGGATTTTGCCAGACGGGAAAACGGCGGTTATAGAAATGGCTGCCGCTGCGGGACTGCCCCTTGTGGAAAACAGAAAAAATCCTCTGGCCACCACCACATATGGTGTTGGTGAGCTTATCAGGCATGCTGTTCTGAACGGGTGCAGGAATATAATAATAGGCCTTGGCGGAAGCTGTACGAACGACGGAGGTGCGGGATTGGCCGCGGCACTGGGTGTAAAGTTCTATGATGATGTTGGAAAAGAATTTGTCCCTGTAGGCGGAACGCTTTCAAGGATTGAAAGAATTGATATTTCTGAAATGCAGAATCTTTCGGGTTTAACGGTAACGGCGATGTGTGATGTGAATAATCCTTTGTGCGGCGAAAACGGAGCGGCGAAAGTTTTCGGCCCTCAAAAAGGGGCCGATGAGGAGACGGCGGAGTTGCTCGACAGAAATCTGAGGCATTTTGCCGATGTTATAAGATCACAGTTCGGAAAGGACATAGCGGATATCCCCGGCGCAGGTGCTGCCGGTGGTATGGGTGCGGGAGTTGCGGTATTTCTTAATGCCGGGCTTAAACAAGGTATAGATGTGGTCCTTGATACAGTGGAGTTTGACCGGCTTCTTGACCGGGCAGATTTGGTTTTTACCGGCGAAGGGAAAATCGACGGACAAAGCCTCAGGGGAAAGGTAGTATACGGAGTCGCCGCGAGAGCGAAGAAACACGGTGTTCCGGTTGTGGCGGTTGCCGGGGATATCGGTGATGATATTGAAGAAATTTATAAACTTGGGGTATCTGCGATTGTCAGCATTAACAGAATGGCGATACCGTTTGAAATGGCAAGGCATAGAAGTGAAAAAGATCTTGCTCTGACAATGGAAACAATAATGAGACTTATAAGTCTGAATGCGGCAACTTGATGTAATCTGGATTTGTTAAATGCCCGTCATGCGATGTTTATTGCGCCCGCCTTCCCTTCAGCTTCTTTTCATCTTTGTCTTATATTTCCGAACAAATGTTTGCATGTTTATATATAGTTTGATATAATTATGAAGGATTTCAAGAAGGTTATTGCGTTTGAAAATTGGTAAAATATATTAAAAAAGGGGTTACGAGTTTTTTAGGTTTGTGAACGCAATTTAGCAGTAATGAAGACTCAAATCTTTTTTTGTTAATATGGAGCGAAGGGAAATGAAGAACTGTATTTATGTAAAGGGCGCACGGGAAAATAATTTAAAAAACATTGACGTGGAGATACCCCGTAACAAGATGGTTGTAATTACCGGCCTGAGCGGGTCGGGTAAATCTTCGCTGGCTTTTGACACTATCTACGCCGAAGGGCAGAGAAGGTATGTGGAATCACTGTCCTCATATGCCCGCCAGTTTTTAGGGCTTATGGAAAAACCGGATGTAGAATATATAACCGGGTTGTCTCCTGCAATTTCAATAGATCAGAAGACCACAAGCCGCAATCCACGTTCAACGGTGGGAACGGTAACCGAAATATATGATTATTTAAGGCTTCTTTATGCCAGGATCGGTGTTCCCCACTGCCCAGAATGCGGAAGAGAAATAACCCAGCAAACGGTGGATCAGATGGTGGACAGTATAATGGCCATGGAGGAAGGAACAAGAATACAGCTTCTTGCGCCGGTGGTAAGGGGAAGAAAGGGCGAATACGGCAAATTGATTGCCGATACAAAGCGAAACGGTTTCGTGCGGCTGCGCATCGACGGGGAAATAGTGGATGTACATGAAGACATAAAACTTGACAAAAATAAAAAGCATTCCATTGAAATTGTTGTGGACAGACTGGTAGTAAAGCCTGGAATCCAAAAAAGGCTTACCGATTCAATTGAAACGGTTCTGCGGTTGTCTGACGGTTTGCTTTTGGTGGATGTAATAGGCGGAGAAGAGATATTATACAGTCAGAATTTTGCATGTCCCGATTGTGGGATCAGTGTTGAAGAACTTACGCCGCAAATGTTTTCATTCAACAGTCCTTTCGGGGCATGCCCGGCATGCAGCGGGCTGGGGGTTTTTAAAAAAATTGATCCTGACCGTGTGATTTCCGACTACTCAAAATCACTGGCAGAAGGCGCGATAGACGCCGGAGGATGGAATTTCAGCAACAGGGAAAGTTACGCTTATGCATATCTTGTAGCGCTGGCCAAACATTACGGTTTTGATATTAACACACCTGTAGGAAGACTGCCTAAAAAGATACTGGATATCATATTATATGGTACCGGAAATGAAAAGATAGAAGTTACCAGGGAAAGCGAAAACGGGAGCCAAACCTTTTATGCGCCGTTTGAAGGCGTGATAACGAGCATGGAAAGACGCTACATGGAAACCGATTCCGACGCGGCAAAGGAGTATTATGAAGAATACATGGCGGAGATCCCATGTCATGTATGTAACGGGGACAGGCTGAAAAAGGAAAGCCTGGCGGTTACCGTTGGAGGAAAAAACATTGCAGAAATAACCAAAATGTCGGTAAAAGAATGCATTGATTTTTTCTCATCCTTAGATCTCACCGAGAAAGAAAAACTTATTGCCGCTCCGATATTGAAAGAAATTAAAGCAAGGCTGAGTTTTCTTGTTAATGTGGGCTTGGACTATCTTACGCTGGCCCGGTCCGCGGGGACGTTGTCGGGAGGAGAGGCCCAGCGCATCCGCCTGGCTACACAGATAGGCTCAGGGTTGACGGGCGTGCTGTATGTGCTGGACGAGCCAAGCATAGGCCTTCATCAGAGAGACAATGACAAACTTCTGGCCGCGCTGAAAAAGCTCAGGGATGCAGGTAATACGTTGATAGTTGTGGAACATGATGAAGACACTATGCGGAACGCCGATTATATCATTGACATGGGGCCTGCCGCCGGCGTGCACGGAGGGAATATAGTTGCCCAGGGAACACTGGAAGACATAATAAACCATCCGAACTCAATAACAGGGCAGTATTTAAGCGGCAGAAAAACGATAGAAGTACCTGAAAAACGAAGGACACCAAATGGAAAAACACTGGAAATCATAGGTGCGTGTGAAAATAACCTTAAAAACATAAATGTCAGTTTTCCGTTGGGGCTGTTTATCTGTGTAACCGGTGTCTCGGGTTCGGGAAAAAGCACTTTGGTGAATGAGATTTTGTACAAGGCGCTTGCCGCAAAGCTGAACGGTGCAAAAACCAAGGCGGGCGCTCATAAGGAGATAAGAGGTATAGATAACATTGACAAGGTTATCGAGATAGATCAAAGCCCGATAGGAAGAACCCCGCGTTCAAATCCCGCTACCTATACTGGTGTGTTTGATCAGATAAGAAGCCTTTTTGCGTCAACGAATGACGCGAAAATGCGTGGTTATGGCCCCGGAAGGTTCAGTTTCAATGTCAAGGGAGGCCGGTGTGAAGCCTGCAGGGGTGACGGGCTTATAAGAATTGAAATGCACTTTCTGCCCGATGTTTATATTCCGTGCGATGTATGCAAGGGTAAAAGGTATAACCGTGAAACCCTTGAAGTTAAATATAAAGGAAAGAACATTGCAGATGTTCTCGATATGACCGTGGAGGAAGCAGTGGAATTTTTTAAGAATATACCGGGTATCAGCCGAAAACTGGAAACCCTTAGGAACGTAGGGCTTGGATATATAAAACTGGGGCAGTCGTCAACGACGTTATCGGGCGGAGAAGCGCAGAGAGTAAAACTGGCAACCGAACTTGCGAAAAAAAGTACCGGCAGGACTCTTTATATACTGGATGAGCCGACAACCGGTTTGCACATAGCTGATGTGCACAAACTGGTAAATGTGCTTCATGAGCTTGTTAATGCGGGTAATACCGTAATTGTAATAGAACACAACCTTGATGTAATTAAAACTGCGGATTATATTATTGATCTGGGGCCCGAGGGCGGTGACGGAGGCGGAAA from Thermoclostridium stercorarium subsp. stercorarium DSM 8532 harbors:
- the rplM gene encoding 50S ribosomal protein L13; its protein translation is MKTFMANESNIERKWYVIDVEGKVLGRVASEVAKILRGKHKPEYTPHVDTGDYVIVVNASKVVLTGNKLDKKIYRHHSGWIGGLKEIQARKFLTEKPEKAFELAVKRMLPKNRLGRKMFKKLKVYAGPEHNHQAQKPEVLELDI
- the rpsI gene encoding 30S ribosomal protein S9, whose amino-acid sequence is MTKVQYYGTGRRKSAVARVRLVPGEGNFTINGRSIDDYFGLETLKVIARQPLVLTGMENRFDVIVNVKGGGFTGQAGAIRHGIARALLQVDEELRPALKKAGYLTRDPRMKERKKYGLKKARKAPQFSKR
- a CDS encoding glycerate kinase, translating into MKKVILAPDSFKGTMSSIKVCDIMEEKIKKFFPLAEVIKIPVADGGEGTVDSFLKAVGGTKVRVKVSGPYFETIDSFYGILPDGKTAVIEMAAAAGLPLVENRKNPLATTTYGVGELIRHAVLNGCRNIIIGLGGSCTNDGGAGLAAALGVKFYDDVGKEFVPVGGTLSRIERIDISEMQNLSGLTVTAMCDVNNPLCGENGAAKVFGPQKGADEETAELLDRNLRHFADVIRSQFGKDIADIPGAGAAGGMGAGVAVFLNAGLKQGIDVVLDTVEFDRLLDRADLVFTGEGKIDGQSLRGKVVYGVAARAKKHGVPVVAVAGDIGDDIEEIYKLGVSAIVSINRMAIPFEMARHRSEKDLALTMETIMRLISLNAAT
- the uvrA gene encoding excinuclease ABC subunit UvrA, which encodes MKNCIYVKGARENNLKNIDVEIPRNKMVVITGLSGSGKSSLAFDTIYAEGQRRYVESLSSYARQFLGLMEKPDVEYITGLSPAISIDQKTTSRNPRSTVGTVTEIYDYLRLLYARIGVPHCPECGREITQQTVDQMVDSIMAMEEGTRIQLLAPVVRGRKGEYGKLIADTKRNGFVRLRIDGEIVDVHEDIKLDKNKKHSIEIVVDRLVVKPGIQKRLTDSIETVLRLSDGLLLVDVIGGEEILYSQNFACPDCGISVEELTPQMFSFNSPFGACPACSGLGVFKKIDPDRVISDYSKSLAEGAIDAGGWNFSNRESYAYAYLVALAKHYGFDINTPVGRLPKKILDIILYGTGNEKIEVTRESENGSQTFYAPFEGVITSMERRYMETDSDAAKEYYEEYMAEIPCHVCNGDRLKKESLAVTVGGKNIAEITKMSVKECIDFFSSLDLTEKEKLIAAPILKEIKARLSFLVNVGLDYLTLARSAGTLSGGEAQRIRLATQIGSGLTGVLYVLDEPSIGLHQRDNDKLLAALKKLRDAGNTLIVVEHDEDTMRNADYIIDMGPAAGVHGGNIVAQGTLEDIINHPNSITGQYLSGRKTIEVPEKRRTPNGKTLEIIGACENNLKNINVSFPLGLFICVTGVSGSGKSTLVNEILYKALAAKLNGAKTKAGAHKEIRGIDNIDKVIEIDQSPIGRTPRSNPATYTGVFDQIRSLFASTNDAKMRGYGPGRFSFNVKGGRCEACRGDGLIRIEMHFLPDVYIPCDVCKGKRYNRETLEVKYKGKNIADVLDMTVEEAVEFFKNIPGISRKLETLRNVGLGYIKLGQSSTTLSGGEAQRVKLATELAKKSTGRTLYILDEPTTGLHIADVHKLVNVLHELVNAGNTVIVIEHNLDVIKTADYIIDLGPEGGDGGGNVVATGTPEMVAQNPNSYTGQYLRRLKEISCRLNNN